The following proteins are encoded in a genomic region of Methanobrevibacter sp.:
- the dmpI gene encoding 4-oxalocrotonate tautomerase DmpI has translation MPVITIAGNNTISLEKKREMVKKVSETVAEAYDLPIEAITVLVQPYAKEDIGVAGGLLSDKE, from the coding sequence ATGCCTGTAATTACAATTGCTGGAAACAATACAATAAGCTTAGAAAAGAAACGAGAAATGGTTAAAAAAGTAAGTGAAACAGTTGCTGAAGCATATGATTTGCCTATTGAAGCAATTACAGTTCTGGTTCAGCCATATGCAAAAGAAGACATTGGTGTTGCCGGAGGATTACTCTCCGATAAGGAATAG